The Anomalospiza imberbis isolate Cuckoo-Finch-1a 21T00152 chromosome 2, ASM3175350v1, whole genome shotgun sequence nucleotide sequence GTGGTTTTTCAGTGCTGTTCAGGTACACAGTAATGCACATAGTCTTTTGAAGAACTCCCTTCACTAGGATTACCTGTGTGATTGGGATCCCATTATTTGCAGATGAATATGTAATTGCTTCTGTCACTTGGGGAATGTTGCTTCATTTTTTACTTCTCCCTTGATACATTGTTGCATTTTTCTGTTCTCGCTCTCACATTTGCAAATTCCAACTGCCctttcccatttttaaccctgaTCATGAAACTGATGCTGAGCCAAGTCTTAGTTGGTCTCCTAAAGCTCTATAACTTACACAGTTGTACTGTCTGAGAGTCCTTGTAACCACTGAACTTCTTGGCTGATTCCAGGCAGCAGTGAGAGTTGTTTTCAGTCGCTGtatattttatgaaaatgaGTGTCCCATTTAAAGGCAAGTGATCATTAAATCCCTTGAACAGGAAGGACTGAGGTATGAGCTCAGCTCTTATTAAACATCAGAGAACTGGGGATGGGAGGAGAGGAGTTACAAGTTCTCCAATGAAAGAAGGAAGCTAATATTGGTCCTTACCTTTTTATTTGATACCAGAAATCCAATTAGAAAGCAAAATTCTGTGAAGTCAGGCTTTATGCTTCCTCTTCAGTTGGGTGCTTATTTTTGAGGTGGTAAGAATTAGTGAAGTGGTTCTTTCCTCATCTGCTTTTGTGTAAGAGTTGGCAACAACTGAGAAAAATATCtgatggtaattttttttctttctggtagGCATTTGATGTTGAGGACTAAGAGACTCACAATGTGAGGTTCCAGAGCAGTTTGCATGTTTCTCTTTGTCTTCAGTGACATTGAAGGGAAGGTGCTGTCTTGGATACTGGTGAGAAAGTGATTGGATTGTCATTTGTTCTTTGCTCCTGCTCTTACTTTTAGGAATTTGAATTCTGTGAGAAAGCCTTAATTGTAATGAACACTCCCAGCATTGGCTTTATCATGCACAGTGCCCATCATCAGGCTTCAGCAGTGTGGGAGTGGTGCTAATTCCAGGAGATGTGGCTACTGACACCCATTCACCAGTTTAGTTTTGCACAAACAAAGGGTATCTCCAGTTTGGTTTTCCAGGATGTGTGCTGAGGAGTGAAGGAGAGATGATTAACCATTGATGAGTCTAATAAAATGCATTCCTGTTACAATGGCAGCAGCCAGAATGTGGTGCTTGAGGAAGTGGGGGTAAGTGGTAACTGCTCTCTGAGGCTGTGAAATATAGGCCAGCCTGGAATAACTTCTGGGCCCATATACTTATGTGAAGTTTTATGACCTTGAGAATCTGCAGGTTTTTCTAATGTGTTGGTATTATTTAGATTTTAATGTGTGTTACCAGTACCAAAGCATTATTAGCTTTATTTGTTATAGAAAACTCAGAGTTAAATGCAACAAATATCTGAGGGAAAGTTGAAGTGTAATTTAAGGTGggatgaaatggaaaaaaagtagCTGAGCCATTCTAATAGTGAGTGAATGCCAAATAGGGAAGTTGttgctctttctctcttcctgcaCAAGTATGTGTCCTGCCCTCTTCATCAGGTTGGTTCTTGTGCCAGACCCCACAGTATCAAGTCAGAAGTCAGCTCACTGGGAAGCAGAAAGATTCCTAGTTTTGAGGTTTTGTGTGTGCTGGGAGTCGGGGTGGTCATGTTTCTGTCATGTGTCTTTTTCACGtctgtccctccctgctctTAGTTTATTTTTTAGTCATGTTTAAGAGTTGAATTGACTTTCTGGAGAAGCCCAGTGAACCCCAGAAATGGCTCAAAGtaggcagcaggagctcaggtCCTGGAATTtgacagagaaggaaaatgcagtGTGCTGTGGTCCTTTGATGAATTGTTAATTGGTTCGAGCTGTGTTGGGCAACTTCACCCTACCTAAACCCAAGGAAGCTGAGCAACATTTTGAGAAATTTCTGGATTTTGAAtaggtttttattttgattattgAATTGACTTTAACAGGGTAGGATCCTGCTACTCTtagattgggttttttttttgcttatttgcAGTTTAATTATAGCTTGCATATAAGAAACATTACATTTGCAAATGCTTAATGAGCAATTAAGCTTCATTTAGCCCACtgtacagaatttttttttgtgacctATTCTTGTCAGTGCTTCTTGTTGCCTTAATATTTTGCACTTCATAGATCTCATAACTTAATATTAATCACTATAATAAGAAATGGGGGGGAACATGATGGGACTGTGTTTTTACAGGAGAAGTGAAGTATACAATCTCAAATAGTATCatgaaaatgttcattttcctACAAATAACTTTTGAGTAAATTGAGTAAATAACTTTTGAGTAAATTGACTTAGATTTTAAAACATAATAACTTTTTTAGATCATATAATGTACAGATCTACTGAAGCTTGTTTCTGAAGTTAAGGAAGTTTGGCTTCCTTTTTTTGAGACCTTTGATATCCAAGAGTGGGTGTCTTATTGCTCCCCTGAGATAAATTCTTTAGAAGGATTGACagggggagaggaaaaaaaccatgACAACCTTTTTAGTTCATTATATTACATGAATTAACTTGGAGTAAGGAATCATTTTAGTAGTGTTGCATAGTTATTTTTGTTCCTTaacctgtttttaaaatgagaatatTTGGTTTGGGGAGAAGTATTTCAGGTTTGTGTTTTAAGTTATTTCCTCAGTTGATTTTTCAGCTGGAGACAGAACAGAAAGAATAGTGAAGACTTTTAAGTCCTAATCAAAGCAATCTCATTTGGGATTTATCTGGTCAGGAAGGGCTTGTAATATGTTACTAGaaattatgatttatttttatttttatttattttctttcttccccccaGGTGATTCATGGCAGGGGACGTGGAAGGGTTTAGCTCCTCCATCCATGACACCAGTGTCTCTGCAGGATTCAGAGCACTGTATGAGGAGGGATTGCTTCTTGATGTCACACTTGTCATTGAAGACCACCAATTTCAGGCCCATAAAGCACTGCTTGCCACCCAGAGTGATTACTTCAGGATTATGTTCACAGCAGACATGCGAGAACGAGATCAGGACAAAATCCATTTGAAAGGTCTGACAGCTACAGGCTTCAGTCATGTCCTCCAATTCATGTACTATGGAACTATTGAACTGAGTATGAACACTGTTCATGAAATCCTTCAGGCTGCCATGTATGTCCAGCTTATAGAGGTGGTAAagttttgctgctcttttctCTTAGCTAAAATCTGCTTAGAAAACTGTGCAGAAATTATGAGACTTCTGGATGATTTTGGTGTAAACATCGAAGGAGTCAGGGAAAAATTGGATTCCTTTCTGCTAGAGAATTTTGTGCCACTCATGTCCAGACCTGACTTTCTTTCATATCTGAGCTTTGAGAAGCTCATGTCTTACTTGGATAATGATCATCTGAGCAGGTTTCCAGAGATAGAGCTGTATGAAGCTGTTCAGGCCTGGCTACGCCATGATAGAAGACGCTGGAGACATACGGACACCATCATTCAGAACATCAGGTTTTGTTTGATGACACCATCCAGTGTTTTTGAGAAGGTTGGTGCATTTGAAAAGCAATAGGCAGGATTCATCATTTAGCTAGGGCAGCATGCCATTCCATAGGTAAGATTCCGGAAGCTatgaaaaggaacaaaatgatagcatttatttttctaataaagaaaacacagaaggcAAACATCTAGAAGTGTTGTCTTTGGTTATTAGACAATAATACTACAGTGGCTGGAGAACAGGTTTGTTTGCAGTACTTGTTTACATGTGACTTAATATGGAAAAGACCTTTTGAAATAAGGTCACTTGTGTCTAGTTTGATTTCAGACATTCATAACTGTTTTCCACAAGTTGCTTCTTGCTTTCCAGAGGCTTTAGACCTGCACATAATATGTAGGGTGTATGTTATGATGATTGTTATCAATATAATCAAAAATAGTGACTGTAGATCTTATGTAGCTTAAGTACAGGGGAGGGTTATTTATAAATGACAAGTAGCATCTGCTCTTAAACCTGCAGAGTTGTGGTGTTTTTTTATCTTCAGTGCTTGTACTACTGCACCGCAGTTAGAAGTAAGCCCTGATCCTGCAAAGTTACACATTGTCTTGGTTGTACACAAGACATAATACAATCAACAATTATTGATGGTATCAAATGTAATGATTTACTTTAAATATCAGAGGACTCTTTGTAACAGGTGATCTCAGTTAACTTTCGTTGCATGGAGTAAGAGTTAAAAGAGAACTTGCCTTTCCTACTCTTCTGTTGAAGAACAGACAAGAAAATTGTTTTCTAGTTCTTCAGAATCTCTGAATGTTTGTTACTAGTAGAGGATTACAGTACTTTGTAAGCAGTTCTCTTACAGGCCAGTAACAGTGTTCAGGTTAGTAATTACTTGATCTGTGCTGTTTTAACAATGTTAATTTTGTGTTATAAGATAcaacttctgtatttttcacCTCTCAGCAAATTAATAGGACTTCAGACCCCATGTTTTTGTTGTGCTTCTTACAAATTAATCTTCCATGTATTTTTACTTTAGTGAATATACAGACCAGGTTGTattggttttggtggttttcagGGCCACTGGATCATCTAAGCAGTATTCTTAGACATATTTGTATTTCAGATTACAAGAGCTATTAATTACTTCAGACTAgtgaatttttatattttggatttttttctctgtgtgtgaacTGAGTATAGGAAGTAATAATACTTCTTATACTCATGATGCTGTATTGGATTATAGACATAAAATAAATACCTAAACATATTTTAGAACACTAATGTAACGTTTATATTGggttaaaacatttttaattagtAGGAGCTCAACTCTGCAGAATACTGTATATTATCTTGTTTTAAATAGCGCTTCTGCCATATTAATACATCATTTAAGCCCTTCAGTAATAAAACTTAAATAATTCACAACATATTTTTTTGAAGTTAATCTAATAAAGTAGGATTTGTGTGAGTCTGCTTCAGCAGTATGAGTTTTGGGGATGGCAGCTCAAGCATCAAGATGTCTTCAGTTAAATTTCTGTAAGTGCAAGTGAAAGTGTATGTTAGTCTTCAGCATTATATTTGGGTATAACTTCTGGACTTGGTTTTAATATCACTGGTATAAACCCTGCATACAGTGCTTCTCATGTTTCATCTTGACAGCTACCAAATGGCCCAATAGGTACAACTTCAGGAGATCAGTTGTTTTCAGCATGCCAGGTTATATACCTACATGCAAAAGCTTTATCTGGTAATACCCTCTCTGTTAATTGTATGTGGGAGCAGAGAAAAGCCAGTGAAGATTATGGAGTGAGACAGCTcagcagagggaagcagagctAATTATGTCATTTGTTACTGCAGCTAGGAATGTATTTGTGTTCTACCCTGGCTGGAGAGTATTAAGTTATCCAGCAGGACAAGTGACAAAGGACAACTGCAGTTGGAGCCAACATCAGAATATAGaacactttattttttcaataaaagaGCATGTCTGTTCACTGTTCTGGCAGTAACTCAGAGAGaggctctttcttctctctgtagAATGGGGAAATAGTGGTCAAACTCCCTTTTTTGAAGATCCACAAACAGAATCCACCCTTTTTCTGAAGCCAGCGCATACTAAATGCATGAATGTACCAAATACAGTCTGAGGTTGACTCTTCCAGTTCACCAAACTCTGTATTTGCTATACACTGGCTGGCTTGTTATGTACTTTTTTGTAATCTTTCTAATACACATTTCTCAGATGCCTGTCACTGTAGCATATAAGTAACTTATATCATTTAACTTTGCAAGTCATGGTAAGGATACTTTCGTCCTCTTAAGCCATTCTGTTCCATACATCATTTTTTTGGAGAGATGTACAATTTAAAAATTGGTGAGTCTAGATTAATACCTGGAGGCTGATGTGCATTTAGAATGCACAAGTGAAGGTACAGCATACTTGCTTACTACAAAATGTCTTGGAAGAATGGCTTCTGAACTATGAGTAGGTACTCTTTTGTTCCTCAGCCTTTAAAGTACATGCAGATGcatgggggaaaatggaaatataAATCAAGTAAGGATTTAGAGAATAGGCAAAGTATTTGGGGAAAAGCACAAGTTTCACTATCCATCTtgtgctttccttttttattaaacaTATCCATGGCTCTGTAAGTCTTGAGGAAGTTGGAGTGCCTTTCACTCAGATCTCTATGTTACTGGAGGCAACCGTGCCATGATTTCCCTGAAATATACTGTTTAAGCTCCATTTAGATTCTGTGTACTACTCAGATTGAAATGTTGTTTCAAAATCTCTGTCCTTAAAACCCTGAGAGTTTTTATGTCCAGTCTCTAAGGTTTATTATGACTAACTCATGCTTATTAATTGCTAGCTTAAATCAAAAGCTTACTAATCACTAGGTTCATCATCTGTTGTAGAGGTAGGATGAATAGCACATTATCTTTGAATATTTGCTCTCCTGTTCCTAGAAAATAGTAATTCTTGAGATGATGTCATTGTAACTTTAAGTTCCTGTGACTTTTCCTTACATAAATGtgttgaattattttttcccatttgccTCCATTTCTAGTAGTACATCTGTATCTACTTACACAACTTCATTTGCTGAAGCATAGAATAAGAAGTGTGGATGAATTCAGGGGCCTCTCTTATTGTAAATAGGTGCTGTGCTCAATATTTTTGGGTGTTAAGATTACTGTTGATTTGAAT carries:
- the KLHL15 gene encoding kelch-like protein 15 isoform X3; the protein is MAGDVEGFSSSIHDTSVSAGFRALYEEGLLLDVTLVIEDHQFQAHKALLATQSDYFRIMFTADMRERDQDKIHLKGLTATGFSHVLQFMYYGTIELSMNTVHEILQAAMYVQLIEVVKFCCSFLLAKICLENCAEIMRLLDDFGVNIEGVREKLDSFLLENFVPLMSRPDFLSYLSFEKLMSYLDNDHLSRFPEIELYEAVQAWLRHDRRRWRHTDTIIQNIRFCLMTPSSVFEKVKTSEFYRYSRQLRHEVDQAMNYFHSVHQQPLMEMKSNKIRSAKPQTAVFRGMIGHSMVGKNWGQMVSSMLHPKCLDMTQDRTLGYEWQTCLCHVLSLLLE